DNA from Microvirga ossetica:
TCGGCCACATCGATGGCCATCGGGACGACGGGGATTAGCTCTGTCAGCTCCTCCAGAACCATCATCGCCTTATCGGGGTCGGAGCTTTTCCGGACCCCGTAGACCAGCTCGCCGTAGGTAATGACGGAAATGGCTGTCGAGCCTGGGGGCAGGACTTTGAACCGATTGAGGACGGCTTGTGGACGCTCCCGGCGAATGTAGATGCAGATGTTGGTGTCGAGGAGATAATGGGGCTGGGCCATCAGAGCCCCTCGCGCCCCTGTGGCGGGGCATCCTCCTGGGTCCAATCAGGGAGGTTACACAGCAGCTCGAACGCCCGCGCCAGCGTCTTGGGTTTTTCCCGCAGCACGATTTCATCGCCGCGGCGGAAAATCTCGACCTCATCACGGGTAAGGCGAAACTGCTTGGGCAGCCGGACGGCCTGACTGTTGCCGGACCGAAACACCTTGGCGATGGCCATCTTCTCCTCCGTATATACATGTAAGTATATACGACGCTTGCGGGTGCCTTCAAGGACCTTACGTCCATTGACAACGGCCACCTGCGCCTTGCTCACGCATCGGCCTTGCTTCGAGCGGCGGCCCGCGCTTCATCCAACAGTCGAATGGCCTTGTCGCGCCGGGACAGGGCGCGGCGTTCATACCGGTCAAGCCTCTCGAGCTGATCCCACTCTGCCAGCGATTGCCGCACATCCGCGTTGTGTTGTATGATCCGCTGCCTCTCTTCGTGGCTTTTGAACACTCGCCTGATCTGAGCGTGTTCCCTCCGATGCAACTCGTCGATGGTACCATCTAGGACCGCCTGGATACGTGTAGCGAGCGATGATGACTTGTACGACAGGAACTGGGTTGGCATTGGTTCCAAGGTTGGGACAGGTGAGAAATAGACCCCTTGCGACATTTGCCCAAGGAGCTCGGTTCGCGCTCTGCGCGCACGGAGTACATCCATCGCAGCACCGGCTACTTATCGCGCCGCCTCCAACACGACTGGCTCCATTTCATTCTCCCCGGCGATGACTCGAGCGAGATGCGTGACGTCCGGAGCGAGTTCGGGGATCAAGGAGGCCGGTACAGCGAGCCCATGCTTGAAGGCGTTCACACGAGAGCGCGCTTTGCCTTCCTTGGTTTTGGGTCCGGTGCTGTGCTGAGCATTGGCCCAGTTGGCGGCTAATTTTCACGATGAAGGCATTGATCAACCCCATTGACGCTTTGCCGCTGACGGCTACCCGACATCGGTGACATCCTGCGCCGTAAAACGACGTCGGCGAGCGAAGGAATCCCGCCGGCGTTCAAGTTCACTCAAAGCGCGGTTTCGGCGGGCATCGGCTCCGGCGATCAGTCGATCGATCCGTTCGATGTCGTCCAACTTTTCCGCAAGTGCCTGCGCCATAAGCGAGTCGATATCCAAGCCACGGCGACGCAGGATCGTCTCGACTTCGGCCACTGCTGCAGCCTCTCCGGCGGCATACGCCGTGATCAACTCGGGGACGCTGAAGACGCGAACGCCGTTGACCTGCCCAGCATCCTTGGTCTTCGCCAATAGGTTCGTCAACGCCTGTTGACCGGCCTTCATCAGCAAGCTCGCCTTAAGGCGTCTCAGGCGCTGCGACTCCCACACGAGGTCGACCATATCCTTGATCCACAGGGCCTCGATGGCGTCCGTCGGCTTTCCCGCAGCGGTGACCTTAGACAGAAGTTCGTCATAGTCGGCTTCGCTTTCGCCAAGGACAAGGGGACGCTTGGCAAACAGGGCGCCGAGATCCTTCGGAGAATGCTGAATGTCGGTGGCGGCAGAAGGAGCCCTGACTGCCTCAATCGGTGGGGCTTTTGCTGTGGGCTCGGCGGGTATCTGTTGTACCGGTGCAGCTGACGCCGGCCTCTGGACCGGCTCGGCTGGGAGCGGCTTTATCGCGGGTTGCGTCGGGGAAGCTTGGCTCCCAGGCTTCGGTTCCCAGGTTTCATTTTCCACTTCATCACTCATCCACGAAGGTGTAGATGTTTGCGGTGTCAGCAACTTATTGACCATGGTCAGACCTAATGATGGTGCGTGTTACCTATTATGTTGCCTCCCCCGGGTACTGAAGGCGCTGATCGGAGAAGCCTCACTAGCAAGCGACACTTCCTGAACGCCGCCCCCGTCAGCCGTCCCAGTCAAAGCTCCTCAACCATACGGCTGGGTAGAAAAGATGAGGTTTCTGGTCTGCAGGAGCACGGAAACAGCTGTGGAAAATTGCGCAATTTTATCGCAGAAAGCTGTTGCCATGGCTTTACCTACAAGACTTCGAATCATTTGGCGTGCACGCATTTGAGCCGTCACGCGCTGTGCTTCGCATAACGGCTTTGGTGGTCGGCTGCGGAGAAGCACAAGCGGACTCAGCGATCCACTCGAACAGCGAGCTGCCGGCACACTTTCGGCCTCATTGTCGGGAAATGTGGAGGCGATGGAACTGCCTTCGACCAGCGTCTTGTCAGGAAGTTAGAAAATTGAACCGTTACACGGACGCACATCCGGCGGCCCTAAGGCTCGAACAGGCTGCAGATATCCCTATGGCTCGCCAGAGTACACCACAAAGGTTCAGGTGTCCGCTTTGCGCTGGTGGGTTTTGAGCTGGGAGAAGGCGTGCTCAAACAGGGTCAAATTGGTCGAATAGGCAGGCAACAACAAAACTGCTGTAGGATATGGAACAAACTCACTGATCAGCCTTGGACCATTCTGTCCGTCGACCTGCGAGATTGGACCCATGCGTTGGGAGCAGCAGGACTTGGTATTCAGATCCCAGTATCCATTATTCTAACTCTTTGCTGCGGTTCTCGCGAATTGGGTGGCGCAACCGAACACCAGGACCACCACCATTCTCTGGGATGAATTCAAGACCAGCTCGCTCGAAGGCTTCGATGAGGGCGCGGTTTGTCCGGGTTGCAAGCCGAGCTCCCTCATCCTTGATCTCAAACGCTCCAATCGTTGATTTCGAGACGTCTGACGCAGACGCAAGATCTTTTTGCTCTAAACCTGCGAGTGCCCTGGCTGCCCGGCAGAGGCGAGGTGTGAGACGCACGACCATTGGCCGTATTACCCACCAATGCTCTGTATTTCAGATACAATTTTATTGACAGATTGCCCTGAAAGATGTATCTTAGATATATAAATGAAATTGAAATACAGCGCCATGCCTCGTTTCCGCCAGAAGTTCATTCAGTCTTCCACCTTGAGGGAGGCTCAATATCAAACAACTCCCTACGACGCAGTTAAGACTCTCGGGACTCCTTTGTCCAACTCGCCAAGTCACACGACGAAATCAGAATAATACAGACTCGCCTGAGCAGTTATGATGGCCACTTTGGCGGGAGCGCTCGGAATGCTCTTCTCACGGAGTAGGAGGTAGCGGCAGAGCCGTGGCCCTGAATGGGTTTCCCGATCAGCTCTAGGTCCTTGGAGCCTGGAAACTGCAGCTTGTTTCACTCAAAGCGACTTTGACGCCCATTGGGCGGCGGCACGGAGTTTGACTCATGACAAGATCGACGCGCCCACGCCGGCATCAGCTGGCATTGCAAGAGCCCACCCCAGGAAAAGCAGGGACTCCGACGGTAGCCTCCCTAGGAGTGCGTCTCGTTCCCATTAACGCTGGCCGAGAGCGCCAGTTCGCCAAGCTCATTGCCTCCTGTGAAATCCTACGGGAGGAGTGCGAACGCTTGTTTCAGCGCATTATTGATCTTCTTGAAGATGAGGCTGATTCACCACACGGCGATGATAGCCCTTTGTCATGCACAACATCAGAGTGAATACTCATGGCGTTCGTCGATGTTGGAGATTTGGGAACAACCTCTCGCCGGAAGCTCACGCCGCACCGACGTCTTCAAGTGTGGGAAGCAACGGGTGGTAGATGCGTAATCTGCGATCAAAAAATCGACGGCGTGCGCGAACGCTGGATCGCGGAACACATACGAGCCCTCGAGCTTGGAGGTTCAGATCATTTGAGCAACATGGGCCCAGCCCACGAGGCATGCGCTTTGGTCAAAACCAAGGATGATCACCATCGAGCTGGAAAGGCGAAGCGGCAGAAAATCCGATATATCGGGGCAGAGATCTCAAAAAGGCCGCTGCCGTGTGGAAAGGCCAGCCCTTGGAAACGCAAGATATCGGGCGAGATAGTTGTAAGATGAAATAACCTGTTGGGTGTAATCAACGACACCATAATGGACCAGAAAGCTCATCCATCCACCTGTTGGAAACGGAATCGAAGACGCAGGATTAATCTCAACGTATTCTCTATTGAACTGGCAAGTGTCCGCGCAAATGCCGCTGTCGTGTGATGCCGATCGTGGTACACGATCACGACACAAGTCGCTGTTGGACAGCGGGTGACCCGGCAGAGATCCTATGAAAGATAAGGAATTGGTATCTGTAGTCGTTCTACTACATCAAGCGTCACATCCGGCCTGAATACGGTCGGGCGATCAGAGACGCAATCCGTCGCCGCCCACTGGCACAGTTTGCGGACCCATAAGCATCGGCCCAGTCTGCTTCAAGATCCGCGCATCTGGAGAGAATTCCCCCTCCAACGGGAGGAAATTTCCACAGTTCGCCGTGACGAACTCCACTCACCTAACGGACAAATTCTCCTGCTGTCGAGAGCGGAAGACAGAAGAACTGGTTCTATCAGTGGTGCCCAGAGGCGGAATTGAACCACCGCCACTGCGATTTTCAGTCGGTCGTACGCCATTGAAAGTGGTTCGCTTTGTTACTCGCCCTCCACGCGCTTCTCTTCAAGAGGAGGATTAGGGGGCGGGCCCACTTAGCCCTTGGCTGTAATCGTTGCCCCAGGCTGCGCTGGACAGGCCACGATGAATTCAGAGTGCAACCGGGTGATTTCGACGCCACTTACAAGGATACAGCCCTTCATGGCTGGAGTCGTGGCAATATACTCCAATGCGCCCTCCTCGTGTCTGACACCAGTGAGGGGCGAGAGTGACGGCTCGCCTCTCCACGACTGGCAGAAAGACTGGCGCATTTCCGAGACGGCATACGCTGCCACGAGCAGCCTTCCGTTGACGGGCTGTCGATAGACCTGGTATCCGCCGCCACAGGTGGTCGTCACATTGGTGTAGCCTACCGCCACATAGTCGGACAGCGAGCCCCCAGTTGGGGCCGATGCACATCCAGACATGGCACCCACGAGTGCCAACAGGGCAGTTACGAACAAAGGTCGGCTAAGCATCGCTTACTCGTCTCGGAAGATGGAGGCGCCCTTCTAGCAGATATTGCCGAGCTTGTCGTGCCAGGTTGTTGAACCCGATATGCGCACTAAACTTGGCTCCTCCTGCGTCTCTTCGGGAGGAGAATGAGCGGGGCCGACTTGGCTAGCAATCGCCTGACACTCTTTTAGAGCTTTCTGCGCTTAACCTAGTCCACAGGTGAGCGGCCAAGTTCCCGCATTTTCGGTTGCGGCGCTTGAGCAGCAACGACAGATCAACTCCTCGACGCCCTCTCCTCTACACTGCCAAGGCTAGCGCAATGGTGCCGGTCGCCATGGCCGTTCGCCCACGATGCCGAATGGAACGGCAGCGTCACCAACAGTGTTGATGACAGTGCCGTCCCTCAGGCGGCCCCAAGATCGCCGCGTTGCTCAAGGAGTTACCCATGCCCACCGTCATTGCCAGCGAAGCCAAGCCCGTCGAGTTCAAGGGGTTAGACAGCGATTTTCTTCATCTCTACCTCGTTAAGACGGTCACGGATGAACAGGGGCGTATTGTCTCAGAGAAGGTGATCCGGGGCACCGCAGGATCGAATGGTGATCTCGAGACGCTGGTCGATGCCAATCTGGCCACCTCGCCGGACCGGAGAGGCTCAGACACTCCCGAGGAGAGGCATCGCAAGGTCCTCGATCTCGGCACCAGGGACGCCGAAGACGTCTGGCAGGTCATGGTTCAGCATGCCAATAACATCGAGACAGCGGATCTCGACTATAGCGTCGATATCTTTGAGGACGTTTCCGGCGGAGACCTGAACAGCAACTCTGTCGTTGCGTCAGTGCTCCATTCGGTGGGTCTGAACCTGAGCACAAGCCTCCCGGTGGGAGTCAGTCGATCGGACGCCCCACTCTATGGCCAACTCCAGTACATGAACGTTGATGACGCACTCTTCGGATCGGCGAACAACGACCGGATTCTGGGCGGTGTTGGGAACGATCGGCTCTACGGCCATGATGGGAACGACCGCCTTTATGGGGAAGATGGCAATGACCGCCTCTATGGGGAAGTCGGCAATGACGCTCTGTATGGAGGCCACGGCAACGACAGTCTAGCAGGCAAAATCGGCAACGACCGCCTATACGGGGACGGCGGCAATGATCGTCTCTATGGCAGTTTCGGTGACGATGTTCTTAGCGGTGGAAGTGGCAACGACCGTCTCTATGGCAGCTTCGATGACGACGTTCTTAGCGGCGGGAGCGGCGACGACCGGCTCTATGGCGAGTCCGGAGCAGACATCCTTCGCAGCGGTTCGGGAGAGGACGCCTTTGTCTATAATGCGGTGCCGAATGGCCCGGTAGATGTAGACACCATCCAGGACTTCTCGGTTGCGAATGATACCTTCTGGCTGAACAACAAGGTGTTCACAGGGCTAGGAAGCGAAGGCCGGTTGAAATCCTCCGCCTTCTGGACTGGAACGGAGGCGCATGACGCAACTGACCGTGTCATCTACGACCGCACTAACGGTGTTCTTTTCTACGATCAGGACGGCTCTGGAGCGACAGAGCAGGTTGTGGTGGCGAAGCTCTCTACGGGATTGAGGATGACCAGCCTGGACATTCTAGTTATCTAGGCTCGGTCCACCGAAATCCCGCGAGCTGGAGCCAAGGCAGCAGGGTCGCCGCACGTAAAGTTAACTTTGGCTGTTTCAAATGATACTCTCCGGGCGCGTTGCGTATCAGCCCGGCGCACTGTCCTGAGCCCACAGCTTGCGGATTTGGGCGCTCGTCACTCAATTCGACGACTCAAGCTTTTCCCAGAAGCCGAGCCTGTCCCTCAGGTCTGATCAACCCTCTCTTCATCCCTTCCTGCCATACCCTCGTCAGCCCATATGAGCGGCATACAAGAAGCAAAATGGGATCAGGATGCGTGGTGATGAACCGTCTGACAATAGCTGTGGCCGTGGTACAAAGAGGGGAACCAGGACCTATAGTACATCCAAAAGCAGATTGCCGCTGCTACTCAGGAACTGAAGCATCTTGAGTATCTTCGGGCTCGGGTCAGTGGCGAGATCGACACCACCCGTCTTCAACTCTCCGACGGCCCGGCTCAAGCAGCAGTTCCAGAAGAGACAGCACCGCCACCAGTGAGCCCCGCCCGTCCCGCGGAAGCCAGCCTCCCCCTTTCAAAGGAGGAAGTCAGCAAGGCACAGCAGGCGCTCACGAAACTCAGATATGGGCAATTGAAAGCGGATGGGGTGTTCGGCCCAGGCACTCGCCGATCAATTGAGGCGTTCCAACAGCGGCATGGGCTGCTGGTAAACGGGCGACTCGACGCCGACACAATTCGTGCGCTTCGCGCTGCTCAAACGGCACCACAGCCCTAACTGCGCGATTTCAATGGAAATTCTATTCACCCTACGTTCGATGCATGCGGCGTTCGGTGACTTGGTCGGAGGTAACGATAGAGCTATTGCGGCCCGTAGGATTATAGAGAGGCCGCCTGGATGTCCCGGATGAGAAAAATCAAGGTTGCCAGCGACACACCTGCTTACTGCAAAGTTTATTAGGGCGAGATAAATGAGCATTAGGGTTCTTGCTCTTCCACGGGATACATCCAACTATTCCCGGCGAAAGATGGCAGCCTCGTAAGGTGAAACCCGCCGCCGAGGCACTGCAGGTTGCAGAGGCACTCGTATAGCATGCTCAGGCTAAGCATCAAGAGGCCAAGATCGCAGATCCTTGCCACTTGTTCAGCATAAAAGGTGCCAAGCTCAAGACGATTAACGATGATCGGCGGCTTTCAGGGGCAGATTTAATGCAAGTTTCTCTTGCATCGGCTTGCTGAGCGTTCTGGAATAGGTTGCGGTCATGTGATGACTGTCTCGGTAGACAAGAGCCTCGCCAATCATGACCGGGCAATATTGGGCGTCACAGAAATACTCTGAGAAATCAAGAATCTTCACATTCAGCATTTTGGCCGTGAGCACCAAGTTGTCCTCCGGCAATACACTCTGGCGAGAGGGAAGGCAGTTTGCCCTCCACTCCTTCGCACGTTCAAGGCATTTGCCCGGATGAAACGACAGCCACGGGATGTTTCTGACATGGCGAACGTCTAACCCCATGTCCAGCAACGGCTTCCAGGTAGTGGCGAGGCCTTCCGGTGTTACGTTCTGATCGCGAGAAGAGTGGGAAATGAGAACGATATCCGGACGCTCACGCGAGAGCCACTCGATCACGTTCCTGGACCATTCCGCACATTCCGTGTAAGGCCGCTTGAGGGTGGTGTTGTAGACAGGGTCAAGCGAGAAGATGCACGCCGATTTTGCTATTCCTCGAAAGTAAATTGGCTGAGTCCGCGCGAGTTCCTCGAAAGCAGGAAACCAGTGCGTGGCATGGGAATTGCCCACCATGACGACCTTCAAGCTACGCATCGGATCCCCATAATTGCACGTCAGAACATCCGTGCCCTGAATGGTTTGATGGCACTTCGCCCGGTAGGCGGAGGATACGTCGGCCTTCACTTTCTCCGGTCTTGGGGTGACTTTTGATGGGTCTTCCTTCCTCCAGTCGTATTGAGGATCCTTCATCGCCGATGCGCCGCGTGGAGCTTCCGCGACAGCAATCGGCTCGGGTTGACTGACCTCTCTCGCAAGAAAAATCGTGCCGGCGATGACCGTGGCGGCAATGCCGGCGGCCCCGAGGGCGAGGGTGCGACCGACGGCCGGTTTCGATGTCCGGAAGGGATCCTCGACGTAGATCTTGCTCAGATGCGCCAGAACCACCGAGGCGAGGAAGAGGACGAGTCCGGATCGTGGCCCAATCGCCCGCCCCATCGCCTCGCCATAGAGCACGATGACAGGCCAATGCCAGAGGTAGAGTGAATAGGAGATGTCGCCGACATACTGGAACGGGCGCGCGTTCAGAACGAAACCGGCAGATCGGCGCGCCTCTGCGCCGCTCGCGGCGATTACTGCCGCCGCGCCGAGCGTGGGCAGCAAGGCCGCATAGCCGGGAAAGCTCGTTTCGTCGCTATAGGCAAAACACGCGACAATGATCGCGCCAAGGCCGGTGAGCCCCAGCGCCACACGTGCCGGCTGAGAAAGAGATCTCTGCGCCTGAAAGACGGCCAAGGCGCCCCCAAGGGCCAACTCCCAGGCACGGGTGGTGGTGGCAAAGTAGGCCACGCCCGGATTGAGCGGGGTCAGCCAGACCGAATAGGCCAGCGATCCCAGCCCGATCAGGCCGATGAACCACCCGAACGCCGCACGACGGCCCAAGGTCCTGCGCCGCGCCAGCGCGAGAATCGGCAGCAGGATCAGGGGCCAGACGATATAGTACTGCTCCTCGACCGAGAGCGACCAGAAGTGGTTCATCGGGACCTTGGCGTCATCGGCCAAGTAGTCGACGGCCTGGGCGGCCAGGAACCAGTTCTGAACATACAGGGCACTGGCGATGAGGCTGCTGGCGATATCCGACCATTGGGCCTGCCGGAAAAACGGGATCGACAAAGCCACCGCCAGAGACACAAGGGTTGCGGCGGGCAGAAGACGCCGGATCCGGCGGGCGTAGAAGGCGGGGATGTCGATCCGGCCGGTGCTCTCGAACTCCTTGAACAGGGAGCCGGTGATCAGATAGCCGGAGATGACGAAGAAGACGTCGACGCCCACATAGCCGCCCGGCAGCAGGCCCGGCCACAGGTGATAAATTAGGACGGCGAGCACCGCCACGGCACGAAGGCCCTGGATCTCTGGAACAAGCTGATGCCGAGAGAGAGACATATCTTAACTTTATAACTCGATTGACCTTGGCTCATACTCAGAATTTCGGCTCATTTGCAAGCTTGAGCCAAGATCGGTTTATTTAACGATAAGTTTCCAGATTAAGGCGAAATCTGATGGGGTCTGATAGAATTCCGATAGCCGTTCCGCGCCATGCGACCTCAAGTCCCAAAGAGGAATTCCCGAGAGCTATGCCGATCAGGGGCCTCCCCTGAAGCTCGATATGGGCCAGGTTCTTAGGCTTTAAGATATTTTATCACATGAGGTTGCGTTCGGGAGCGCTCGCGGCTAACGCATTGTTCGGACACCAGCACATAAACGGACATGATACGGCGCGCTCTCAGATCGGCATTTTTCTTGGTCCCCCAGCCCGCTCGGCAGTGGATGAGATCTCTCCTGCCGTATCGGGCAGCCAAGATCGTTGCCGAGCGCATCGCCATCACACCTCCCTCTACGGCAGCCACACACCCTAAAGTTGAGAAATCACTTAAGGAGGAGGTAGCGCCGCCACGGATAGAACCCGCCTGGCAGTTCTTTGATGCGGCTTGGTATATTGCCCGCCACACTGCTGGATTAAAGGATCCAGAAGAGGCCTACCGCGCCTATCTTAAGATTGGGATGAAGAAGGGTCATCATCCGAATCCGGCTTTCGAAAACCTCCGTGTTCCGGCGCGCGCCAAGATTCCCCAGACGCATCTGTACCGTGTAACGGCCTCACCTATCCTTTGCCGCGTGCCGCCCACGAAATATCTGGCGGCGTATCAGATCAAAACGCGCCTGCATAAACTCTACAACACATTCGACGAATATCGCCGGCGGGCCACGCTCATGCCCGACGCGATCGGACCGGAGCTGTGGGAAAGTGATCTGCGTGTTGTCGCCTACATGGACAACAGCAAGAAGAAACTCGCTTCCGACTACGCAGCCCTGCCACAAGGCACGCTGATCTCTATCATCATGACCACGCGCGATCGCGCAGCCATTGTCGCCGATGCGATCGTTTCGGTGCTCGTGCAATCCTATGAGAATTGGGAACTGATCGTTGTCGACGATGCAAGCGACAATCCCCAGACGGAAGCTGCAGTCAGACAATTCGGCGACAGCCGGATTAAATATGTTCCCCTTGCCGTAGCTACAGGCATCGGAGGGGCTCGCAATGTGGGTCTCGAGCATGCATCCGGTCCTGTCATTGGATATCTTGACGATGACACCCAATGGGATCCCGACTTTCTCCTCATCCTCCTTAATCAGCTGCACTCGCAGGACGCACGGATTGCCTACGGCGCCCACGTGATGTGGGACAAATTCGACCCCGATGCCCGCCTGGGCGTCGCCTTCAAGGGAGTCAGGTTCGCCCCCTTCAATCGCCCACTTCTGGAAAACAGGGACAACATCGCGCCCATCACGGTTTTGCATGACCGTGAGCTACTGAGCGACGCTGGATGGTTCGATTCATCCCTGAAACAGCAAGTCGGATGGGATTTCATCCTCAGGATGACCGAGGTCGCACAGCCGCTCGCCGTTCCCTGCCTCCTCAGTCATTCTTTCCAGGGCCATTCAGAAGGTAAAGCCGGAGCCGACGAGGATGCGACCACCGCGCTCAGATCGGTTCAATCGAAACTCGTCGGTCGAGCGGATTGGTCACAGCCATTTACGACGATTGACGGGCAAGATCATCTGGCCTTCTCCATTGCCCGGCCAGCACGAGCTCTGCGTCAGCCGAAACTCGGTCGACTGCCTGTCGAGCCTGTTCAAATCGTCATTCCAAATTACGAGTCGGTTCCCGAACTGGAGATGTGTCTGCGATCGATCGCAGAGCATACACCGACCCCCTATCATGTCCTGGTTGTCGACAACGGGTCTTCCGAGGAAGCCTACGCGCAGTTGGAAAAGCTGCCGAAACGGTTCGAGAATGTGCGTCTGATCAACGAGGACCAAAATTCCGGGTTCAGCTTTGCTGTGAACCGAGGTCTCGCCGAGGTTATGAATTGCAACGAAAAGATCCTGATCCTCAACAACGATACGCTTGCCACGCCCGATTGGCTCGATGAACTACGCTACGTTCTCTTCAAGCATGCCGATGTGGGGATGGCCGTCCCGCGGCAGGTTCTTCCGGCCGACAACCGAATCACCAAGGTTCACATGCCTGGGGCGGTGAAGGCCCTCGAGTGCGACATCAATCTGTCTATTCACCACAACAACATCCTCGATCTGGAGTTCGATCGGGAAGACGGGCTGGTTGAACTCACCTATGCTCCCCTGTTCTGCGGCCTCCTGCGGC
Protein-coding regions in this window:
- the vapC gene encoding type II toxin-antitoxin system tRNA(fMet)-specific endonuclease VapC; this translates as MAQPHYLLDTNICIYIRRERPQAVLNRFKVLPPGSTAISVITYGELVYGVRKSSDPDKAMMVLEELTELIPVVPMAIDVAEAYGRIRSDLAARGALIGNNDLWIAAHAVSLKLTLVTNNEKAFQRVSGLTLENWAKG
- a CDS encoding antitoxin → MAIAKVFRSGNSQAVRLPKQFRLTRDEVEIFRRGDEIVLREKPKTLARAFELLCNLPDWTQEDAPPQGREGL
- a CDS encoding calcium-binding protein; the encoded protein is MPTVIASEAKPVEFKGLDSDFLHLYLVKTVTDEQGRIVSEKVIRGTAGSNGDLETLVDANLATSPDRRGSDTPEERHRKVLDLGTRDAEDVWQVMVQHANNIETADLDYSVDIFEDVSGGDLNSNSVVASVLHSVGLNLSTSLPVGVSRSDAPLYGQLQYMNVDDALFGSANNDRILGGVGNDRLYGHDGNDRLYGEDGNDRLYGEVGNDALYGGHGNDSLAGKIGNDRLYGDGGNDRLYGSFGDDVLSGGSGNDRLYGSFDDDVLSGGSGDDRLYGESGADILRSGSGEDAFVYNAVPNGPVDVDTIQDFSVANDTFWLNNKVFTGLGSEGRLKSSAFWTGTEAHDATDRVIYDRTNGVLFYDQDGSGATEQVVVAKLSTGLRMTSLDILVI
- a CDS encoding peptidoglycan-binding domain-containing protein → MSPARPAEASLPLSKEEVSKAQQALTKLRYGQLKADGVFGPGTRRSIEAFQQRHGLLVNGRLDADTIRALRAAQTAPQP
- a CDS encoding acyltransferase family protein; this translates as MSLSRHQLVPEIQGLRAVAVLAVLIYHLWPGLLPGGYVGVDVFFVISGYLITGSLFKEFESTGRIDIPAFYARRIRRLLPAATLVSLAVALSIPFFRQAQWSDIASSLIASALYVQNWFLAAQAVDYLADDAKVPMNHFWSLSVEEQYYIVWPLILLPILALARRRTLGRRAAFGWFIGLIGLGSLAYSVWLTPLNPGVAYFATTTRAWELALGGALAVFQAQRSLSQPARVALGLTGLGAIIVACFAYSDETSFPGYAALLPTLGAAAVIAASGAEARRSAGFVLNARPFQYVGDISYSLYLWHWPVIVLYGEAMGRAIGPRSGLVLFLASVVLAHLSKIYVEDPFRTSKPAVGRTLALGAAGIAATVIAGTIFLAREVSQPEPIAVAEAPRGASAMKDPQYDWRKEDPSKVTPRPEKVKADVSSAYRAKCHQTIQGTDVLTCNYGDPMRSLKVVMVGNSHATHWFPAFEELARTQPIYFRGIAKSACIFSLDPVYNTTLKRPYTECAEWSRNVIEWLSRERPDIVLISHSSRDQNVTPEGLATTWKPLLDMGLDVRHVRNIPWLSFHPGKCLERAKEWRANCLPSRQSVLPEDNLVLTAKMLNVKILDFSEYFCDAQYCPVMIGEALVYRDSHHMTATYSRTLSKPMQEKLALNLPLKAADHR
- a CDS encoding glycosyltransferase, with amino-acid sequence MRSLLPYRAAKIVAERIAITPPSTAATHPKVEKSLKEEVAPPRIEPAWQFFDAAWYIARHTAGLKDPEEAYRAYLKIGMKKGHHPNPAFENLRVPARAKIPQTHLYRVTASPILCRVPPTKYLAAYQIKTRLHKLYNTFDEYRRRATLMPDAIGPELWESDLRVVAYMDNSKKKLASDYAALPQGTLISIIMTTRDRAAIVADAIVSVLVQSYENWELIVVDDASDNPQTEAAVRQFGDSRIKYVPLAVATGIGGARNVGLEHASGPVIGYLDDDTQWDPDFLLILLNQLHSQDARIAYGAHVMWDKFDPDARLGVAFKGVRFAPFNRPLLENRDNIAPITVLHDRELLSDAGWFDSSLKQQVGWDFILRMTEVAQPLAVPCLLSHSFQGHSEGKAGADEDATTALRSVQSKLVGRADWSQPFTTIDGQDHLAFSIARPARALRQPKLGRLPVEPVQIVIPNYESVPELEMCLRSIAEHTPTPYHVLVVDNGSSEEAYAQLEKLPKRFENVRLINEDQNSGFSFAVNRGLAEVMNCNEKILILNNDTLATPDWLDELRYVLFKHADVGMAVPRQVLPADNRITKVHMPGAVKALECDINLSIHHNNILDLEFDREDGLVELTYAPLFCGLLRPETIRAAGGLDSGNAPHYRSDWILCDFIRRHLQQRIIYTPHSKVYHLQGVATEIRKSTGEDFLGRGKAQIAEAGPQARR